The following nucleotide sequence is from Melioribacteraceae bacterium.
GTCCTGAGGATGAAATAATTTTTTCACACAAAACTGCAGACGAACTTTACAGCGGAAATAAAAAAGATTTCGGCTCAATCGACCCTACAACGGGGACTTACAGAGATAATAATACTAAAGAAAATTATGTTCCCCAATTTGCAAACGAAGCATCTGAACAAGATTATTCAAGTTTAACTCCACCAGCTAATAACGAATCGAAGAGTGAAAATTCATCTTCCACAAATGATGATCTCGCAAAAATGGGAAAACAATTATATCAATCAACATGCTCGGCTTGCCATATGATGGACGGATCCGGAATGGCAAATGTATTCCCACCGATTAAAGATTCCGACTGGATTAAGAAAAACGGTAAAGCCGGAATGATTGCCGCAGTTGCAAATGGTATGAACGGTGAAATTACTGTAAACGGTAAAAAGTATAACAACGTTATGCCCCCGCAGCAACTAACAGATACACAAATGGCAGCCGTACTTACTTATGTATATAAAGAAATCAATAAATCAAATGAAACGGTTACTGTTGAAGATGTAAAGAAATATAAAAATAGCAATGCCTTAACAAGAAAGTAAATATGAAAAAGTTAATTAAAATATCGATCGCAATAATATTTTTTGCTCAACTGCTTGTTGCAAACAAACCGGGATTCCAAAATCAAGAAATGTCAATTATTCCGGCAGGAATCTATACACCGCTTTATGTTGATGATACAACCGATCAAAGTGTAAAAGTAGAATCATTCTTGATCGATAAATACCCGGTAACAAATGAACAGTTTTTAGAATTCGTTAAGAAAAATCCAAAATGGAAAAGATCAAATGTTACAAAGCTCTTTGCAGATCAAAATTATTTAATGCATTGGGAAAGTGACGAAAAACTTGGTCAGCAAGTAAATCCCAAATCCCCGGTGATAAATATAAGTTGGTTTGCTGCAAAAGCTTATGCGGAATTTCATGGCAAACGTTTGCCAACAGTTGCCGAATGGGAGTTAGCTGCAATGGCTGATGAAAATCATGCCGACGGTTATAAGAATGACAAATACATATCAAGAATTATTAGTTGGTATTCAAAACCAAATTCAGAATCTCTTCCACCGGTTGGCTCGGTGTTTAAAAATTATTACGGTGTTCATGATATGCATGGATTGGTTTGGGAATGGACCAGAGATTTTTTCAATGCATTAGTAACCGGTGAATCACGTGCAAGCAATGGTATTAACAGAAACTTGTTCTGCGGAAACGGATCGGTTGGTACGACAGATTTTACAAACTATCCTGCCTTTATGCGTTTCGCATTCAGAAGCAGCTTAAAAGCAAATTACACAACCCGTAATCTAGGGTTTAGATGTGCAATGGATTTAAAATAAGAGAGGAATAAAATGAAAAAATTAGTCATTAGTCTAGTAATCTTTTTAGCAGCCGCAGTATCGGTTACTTTAATTGCATTCTCGGGTACTTCCGAAAATTTAGCTGAAGCAAAACTTCAACAGGAAAAACCAAAGGCTGAATCATGTTGTGCAACAGACATGGATGAAACTGCATCGACAAACTTTTCTGAAAACTCCGTTTATCAAGTAAACTCAAATTGGAAAAATCAATTTGGCAATGATGTTCACATTGGCGACTTGAAAGGTAAAACGCAAATTTTCACAATGATATTTGCAAATTGTACTTATGCATGCCCGATTCTTGCAAACGATATGAGAAGAATTGAAGATGCACTAACGAAAGATGAATTAAGAAATGTTCAGTTCACTCTAATTTCAATTGATCCCGATAGAGATACACCCGAAAGACTAAAAGAATTTGCTGATAACCAAAATTTAAATCTTGCTAGATTTCAATTACTAACCGGTAAGCGAAGTGATATTGACGACTTAGCAGCGTTAACCGGATTTAGATACAAAGAAGAAAATGACGGTTCATTTTCTCATTCTAATATTATAACAATACTTAACAAAGAAGGTGAAATAATTCATCAACAAGTAGGACTTAATCAAGATATTCAAAAAACATTAGAAGTAATTAAGAATCAAACTAAACTAGGAGTATAAAATGTTTACCGACACATTTCAAATAGATCCAAACCAAATAATTGTTAAAGATATTCTCACATCTAACATCAAAGCAGCTCATGTTTTCGAAAAACACGGAATTGATTTTTGTTGTAAAGGAAATCGTCCGCTTAAAGAAGCATGCGACGAAAAAAATGTAAGTGTTCAAACAATACTATCCGAATTGGATTCCGTTTTATCATCTGGAGTTCAAGAAGAGAAACGCTATGAGAATTGGGATCTAAAATTTCTAACAGAATATATTGTCAATAATCATCACTCGTATGTAAGAAATGCAATACCTCAAATGATTCCTCATTTAGAAAAAGTCGCATTTAAACACGGAAATAAATATCCTGAATTAATTGAAATAAAATCACTTTTCGAGGATGTTGCTGAAGAGATGTATTCTCACATGCATAAAGAAGAAACGATACTTTTTCATATAATACGCTACTTGGTTGATTGCAAAAAGTTTAATGAGAAACCTAGAGTCGGTGGTTTCAAGACAGTAAAAAATCCAATCGAATCAATGGAAGCTGAACACTCAAATGCCGGCAGTGCATTGGAAAGAATAAGAACATTGACTAACAATTTTACTCCGCCTGCAGATGCATGTAACACATTTCAATTAACTTATCAAGAATTGCATGATTTTGAAAAAGATTTGCATATACATGTTCATTTAGAAAATAATATATTGTTTCCAAAATCAATTGAATTAGAGAAAGAATTATTAGCGTTATGAAAAGACACAAAAAATTAATCGGTTTATCCCATGATCATCATCACGGTTTAAAATTAGCACAGTTAATAAAAAAGGATTCCCCGGTTTATAAGGATTTACCTAATGATATTGACGACAAATCCAATTATGTTATAAATGCCTGGGAGAACGAATTAAAATTTCATTTCAAAAACGAAGAAGAAATTCTTTTCCCGGCTGTCGGAAACAAAGATGAAAAAATTGATGAACTTATCGATGAGCTTTTAATCGAACATGAAGAAATAGAATTCAAAATCGGTCAGTTAAAAAATTCCAATGAAAAAGAGGAAATATTAAATGATCTTGGATTTATACTCGAGCAGCATATCAGAAAAGAAGAGCGTGAATTGTTTGATCGGATTCAAACTGTTTTCAGTGAAGATGAGATCGATCAACTAGTTGAGGAAATTGATCCCGTAAAATAATGACAAATACGAAGTTTTATAACGATATAGCCGAGCAATATGATGAAATGATTCCGCTCGAGAAACAGATTCAAAATAAAATTGATTTCATTCGCACCCTCTCATTAGAATCAGGTAAAACCGCTGCCGACATTGGTGCCGGCAGCGGTGCCGATTCAATTGCTTTAGCTAAATCCGGATTGAACGTAACCGCATTCGAACCTTCCTCTCAAATGCTGGAGCAAGCTAAGGAAAATTTTAAGAAACACAATGTTAAGGTCGAGATCTACAATAGAAAAGTAGTAGAAATTGATAAATCGTTTTTTAATTCATTCGATTATATTTTCTCACTTGGAAATACATTTGCGAATATTTCTCAAGACGAAATAGAAGAATCAATTAATCAGATTTTAAAATTGTTGAAGCCAAATGGCAAAGCAGTTCTTCAAATATTGAACTACACATCTGTCCTAGAGCAAAAAGAAAGAATAGTTAACATCACTGAATCAGACAATAAACAGTTTATTAGATTTTACGATTTCTGCAATGAAAAAGTATTTTTTAATGTACTATCGTTTGATAAGAAAAATTCTTCCGATAAGAAACTATTTACAACCGAGATCTTCCCTTACACAAAAGATTTTCTTGATGATTTTTTGACAGAAATCGGAATTACAAAAACTAAATATTACGGAAATGTGAACCTTGATAAATTTGATTATGACAAATCCCCAAACTTAATTATTGTAATTTCCAAATAGCTCAACTTGCTTTACAACAATTTTTTATCTAACCTCTTCATTGGTGCTTTCATAACCCGCTACAAAATAATTCTTAATTCTGTATCTAATTTGGAGATATCTGTATAGCCCAACGAATAAGAGTACTACACTTAAACCAAGCGTTACATAACTCACCCAAATTATCTCTTTAAAATCTTCCATTTGCAGAAAGGCTATTCCTCCAAGTATCATATAAAGAGAAGTTCTAAGGTATGCCATAAAAGTTCTCTCATTTGCTAGTTTAGTTCTTTCCAGAGCTAAATAATCTCTTAGGATTATTCGTTCTTTATTACTGAAAATATCTTTGAACAAGTTTAATCGTCTTAACATAATTAACACCTTGAAAAAATTTATAAATTATACAGGCCAGAAAAATAATATTAACGGGATTGCTATAATAACTATCAAAATGCTCAACGGTAATCCCATTCTGAAATAATCTCCGAATCTATACCCGCCCGGACCCATAATAAGAGTATTGGATTGATGACCGATTGGAGTTAAAAATGAAGCAGATGCCCCAACCGCAATTGCCATTAAAAATGGATCGATTGATAAATTCAAACTGTTTGCAATTCCAATACCTATCGGAGACATTAATACTACCGTTGCAGCATTGTTAATTACTGCCGACAGCAGCATCGTAACAACCAGGACCAAGCCTAATGTAGTCCAAATAGGAAGATCTTTAGCAAAACTTAAAATTTGTGCTGTTATTTGGTCGGTTCCGCCTGTCGTCTGAACCGCTTCACCGATGGGGATCATTGCCCCTAACAAAACTATGACAGGCCAATCAATTCCGCTGTATATCTCTTTAAGTGGAAGCACTCCTGCTAAGACTATAACGATGGCCGCAATTGAAAAAGCAATATGAACCTGAAGCAAATTAAAGACTACCAACATAATTGCGATAATAAATACAGAAAGAGTAACTGCTATTCGTTTCTCAAAGCCGATTCTTAAATTACGCCGAGCTAACGGCAAGCAACCCATTGATTTAATGGATTCATCTATAGTCTGCGCTCTCCCTTGCAACATTAACACATCGCCTTTACGGAAAATTACATGATCAAGTCTATTGTGAATCTTTTTTTCTTTACGGGAGACCGCCAATAAATTAACACCATATCTGCTTCTCATCCTCAGATTTGATGTTGTATTTCCGATTAATGGTGAATCTGCCATAACAACTGCTTCTGTAATTGTTATATCCTTTGAACCCGTTGCATCTTTACGAAAACTTTTATCCCCGATAAGTTTAAGTTCTGTATCGTCGATAAACACTTTTAACTCTTCTGTGTCACTTTCTAAAATAATTACATCATCGCCTAGTAGGACTTCATCATTACTAGGAGCATGAATTCGTTTATTGTTTCTTATTAAACCTAATATTTGTATATCAGCTTTTGAGAGTTTACCAAGTTCCTCAATGTTTAACCCGATCACTTTGGAATTTTTACCCACTTTTACTTCTGTTATGTAGTCATCAATTACAAATGATTCTTCCTGAGATTTTTTTGCCGTATATTTAGGCAACAATCTCCAACCAATTGTTGAAATAAATAATATTCCGATTAGTAAAATACCTGCGCCCACAAATGTGAAATCAAACATTCCATATGCTTCGCCGATTTCTTCGGCTCTGAAATTAGCTATAATAATATTCGGCGGAGTTCCGATTAATGTTAACATACCGCCCAGCAAGGAAGCAAAGGCTAATGGCATTAGTAAATACGAAGGTGGGTAATTATTTTTTTTTGCAATTTGAATTGTTACCGGCATTAGTATTGCAAGTGCTCCGACATTATTCATAAAAGCTGAGGAAAATGCAATTAGTAATGATAGGGTTACTATTTGTATTGAAATATTTGATCCGACTTTAGTTATCCACTTACCCAGCACATCTATTAATCCTGAATTCTCTAAAGCTTTACCAATTATCAAAATAACGGCAACAGTAATTACGGCGGGATGACCAAATCCAAGAAATGCTTTATCGGCGGGAATAATACC
It contains:
- a CDS encoding formylglycine-generating enzyme family protein; amino-acid sequence: MKKLIKISIAIIFFAQLLVANKPGFQNQEMSIIPAGIYTPLYVDDTTDQSVKVESFLIDKYPVTNEQFLEFVKKNPKWKRSNVTKLFADQNYLMHWESDEKLGQQVNPKSPVINISWFAAKAYAEFHGKRLPTVAEWELAAMADENHADGYKNDKYISRIISWYSKPNSESLPPVGSVFKNYYGVHDMHGLVWEWTRDFFNALVTGESRASNGINRNLFCGNGSVGTTDFTNYPAFMRFAFRSSLKANYTTRNLGFRCAMDLK
- a CDS encoding SCO family protein, coding for MKKLVISLVIFLAAAVSVTLIAFSGTSENLAEAKLQQEKPKAESCCATDMDETASTNFSENSVYQVNSNWKNQFGNDVHIGDLKGKTQIFTMIFANCTYACPILANDMRRIEDALTKDELRNVQFTLISIDPDRDTPERLKEFADNQNLNLARFQLLTGKRSDIDDLAALTGFRYKEENDGSFSHSNIITILNKEGEIIHQQVGLNQDIQKTLEVIKNQTKLGV
- the ric gene encoding iron-sulfur cluster repair di-iron protein; amino-acid sequence: MFTDTFQIDPNQIIVKDILTSNIKAAHVFEKHGIDFCCKGNRPLKEACDEKNVSVQTILSELDSVLSSGVQEEKRYENWDLKFLTEYIVNNHHSYVRNAIPQMIPHLEKVAFKHGNKYPELIEIKSLFEDVAEEMYSHMHKEETILFHIIRYLVDCKKFNEKPRVGGFKTVKNPIESMEAEHSNAGSALERIRTLTNNFTPPADACNTFQLTYQELHDFEKDLHIHVHLENNILFPKSIELEKELLAL
- a CDS encoding hemerythrin domain-containing protein produces the protein MKRHKKLIGLSHDHHHGLKLAQLIKKDSPVYKDLPNDIDDKSNYVINAWENELKFHFKNEEEILFPAVGNKDEKIDELIDELLIEHEEIEFKIGQLKNSNEKEEILNDLGFILEQHIRKEERELFDRIQTVFSEDEIDQLVEEIDPVK
- a CDS encoding class I SAM-dependent methyltransferase, giving the protein MTNTKFYNDIAEQYDEMIPLEKQIQNKIDFIRTLSLESGKTAADIGAGSGADSIALAKSGLNVTAFEPSSQMLEQAKENFKKHNVKVEIYNRKVVEIDKSFFNSFDYIFSLGNTFANISQDEIEESINQILKLLKPNGKAVLQILNYTSVLEQKERIVNITESDNKQFIRFYDFCNEKVFFNVLSFDKKNSSDKKLFTTEIFPYTKDFLDDFLTEIGITKTKYYGNVNLDKFDYDKSPNLIIVISK
- a CDS encoding DUF202 domain-containing protein, whose amino-acid sequence is MLRRLNLFKDIFSNKERIILRDYLALERTKLANERTFMAYLRTSLYMILGGIAFLQMEDFKEIIWVSYVTLGLSVVLLFVGLYRYLQIRYRIKNYFVAGYESTNEEVR
- a CDS encoding SLC13 family permease; amino-acid sequence: MDYIFVFIILVMILVLFVWDRIRYDLVSLFGLLTLVILGIIPADKAFLGFGHPAVITVAVILIIGKALENSGLIDVLGKWITKVGSNISIQIVTLSLLIAFSSAFMNNVGALAILMPVTIQIAKKNNYPPSYLLMPLAFASLLGGMLTLIGTPPNIIIANFRAEEIGEAYGMFDFTFVGAGILLIGILFISTIGWRLLPKYTAKKSQEESFVIDDYITEVKVGKNSKVIGLNIEELGKLSKADIQILGLIRNNKRIHAPSNDEVLLGDDVIILESDTEELKVFIDDTELKLIGDKSFRKDATGSKDITITEAVVMADSPLIGNTTSNLRMRSRYGVNLLAVSRKEKKIHNRLDHVIFRKGDVLMLQGRAQTIDESIKSMGCLPLARRNLRIGFEKRIAVTLSVFIIAIMLVVFNLLQVHIAFSIAAIVIVLAGVLPLKEIYSGIDWPVIVLLGAMIPIGEAVQTTGGTDQITAQILSFAKDLPIWTTLGLVLVVTMLLSAVINNAATVVLMSPIGIGIANSLNLSIDPFLMAIAVGASASFLTPIGHQSNTLIMGPGGYRFGDYFRMGLPLSILIVIIAIPLILFFWPV